The Medicago truncatula cultivar Jemalong A17 chromosome 4, MtrunA17r5.0-ANR, whole genome shotgun sequence genome includes a region encoding these proteins:
- the LOC11418346 gene encoding uncharacterized protein → MDVFTFGYHCLNHFHTMALCSQLQNLSSLISPHGITTTTTKAPTRRHVVVHAAASDTTTSLQASSYEEGKLVRPKWTGETPLSRMVRALISFKPLYSILKLGARQVFISTAEKNNIPWREMTKEILESQVYKELDSIQNQSLVYPDYYLNPFHAYDEGNLTWLAAAEAEAATKSMVRRAIPTASSVEEATQIMRGNWLNAIEQHHLQHSQTSMIGDILDIGCSVGVSSRFLADKFPTANVIGLDMSPYFLAVAQHKEKSGTPRKNPIKWIHANGEDTGLPSKSFDLVSISYVFHECPARAIVNVVKEAFRLLRPGGTFAMTDNSPKSKVLQELSPVLFTLMKSTEPFLDEYYLTDMDETLREAGFVNIKSILTDPRHVTLTATVPQ, encoded by the exons ATGGATGTGTTTACGTTTGGTTACCACTGTTTGAACCATTTTCACACAATGGCTCTTTGTTCACAACTTCAGAACCTCTCTTCATTAATCTCTCCACACGGCATCACCACCACAACCACAAAGGCACCAACACGGCGTCATGTGGTGGTTCATGCGGCAGCTTCCGACACAACAACCTCCCTTCAAGCTAGTAGCTATGAAGAAGGAAAGCTGGTAAGACCAAAATGGACTGGAGAGACTCCTCTCTCTCGCATGGTTCGAGCTCTTATATCTTTCAAGCCTTTATACTCTATCCTCAAGCTTGGTGCTAGACAAGTTTTTATAAG TACAGCTGAGAAAAACAACATACCTTGGAGGGAAATGACAAAAGAGATTTTGGAGTCACAAGTTTATAAGGAGTTGGATAGCATTCAAAACCAATCTTTAGTCTACCCTGATT ATTATTTGAATCCATTTCATGCATATGATGAAGGGAATCTTACATGGCTG GCAGCAGCAGAAGCCGAGGCTGCTACTAAGTCAATGGTAAGACGAGCGATTCCTACCGCTTCATCAGTAGAAGAAGCGACGCAGATAATGCGTGGCAATTGGCTTAATGCAATTGAACAACATCATCTACAGCATTCACAAACATCTATGATTGGTGACATTCTAGACATTGGATGTTCTGTGGGAGTAAGCTCAAGATTTCTTGCGGACAAGTTCCCTACGGCCAATGTCATT GGGCTAGATATGTCACCCTATTTTCTAGCTGTGGCCCAGCATAAGGAAAAGAGCGGAACACCTAGAAAAAATCCTATAAAATGGATACATGCAAATGGGGAAGACACGGGCTTGCCTTCTAAATCATTTGATCTTGTGTCTATTTCTTATGTG TTTCATGAATGTCCTGCAAGAGCCATAGTGAATGTAGTAAAGGAAGCATTCCGTCTCCTTCGACCTGGAGGCACGTTTGCTATGACAGATAATTCG CCAAAGTCAAAGGTCCTACAG GAGTTGTCTCCTGTCCTGTTTACATTGATGAAGAGCACAGAACCCTTTCTTGACGAGTACTACTTGACCGATATGGATGAAACACTGAGGGAAGCTGGTTTTGTGAACATAAAATCAATTCTTACCGACCCTAGGCACGTAACTTTAACGGCTACTGTGCCTCAATGA
- the LOC11417767 gene encoding transcription factor bHLH30, translating to MEMEGYDIFGDATERIGKNGFEVNNEVIGSGYGSSFSLVLDRERGELVEEPVKMEGKGVSTTERSVEALKNHSEAERRRRARINAHLDTLRCVIPGALKMDKASLLGEVVRHLKELKRNETQACEGLMIPKDNDEISVEEQEGGWNGFPFSIKASLCCEYQPGLLSNIRQALDALHLIIMKADIATFGDRMKNVFVVISCEEQNFDAAEYRQFLAGSVHQALKSVLSRFSVSQDMLRARKRRRVSIFSSSSLENFL from the exons ATGGAAATGGAAGGTTATGATATATTTGGAGATGCTACTGAGAGAATTGgtaaaaatggttttgaagtaaACAATGAGGTAATTGGAAGTGGGTATGGTTCAAGTTTCTCTCTGGTTTTGGATAGGGAGAGAGGGGAGCTTGTAGAGGAACCTGTTAAAATGGAAGGAAAGGGTGTGTCCACTACAGAGAGAAGTGTTGAAGCTTTGAAGAATCATAGTGAGGCAGAAAGGAGGAGAAGAGCTAGGATTAATGCACATCTTGATACTCTTCGTTGTGTCATTCCAGGTGCTTTGAAG ATGGACAAAGCATCATTACTTGGTGAAGTAGTTAGACACTTGAAAGAGCTAAAAAGGAATGAAACACAAGCATGTGAAGGTTTAATGATACCAAAGGACAATGATGAAATAAGTGTTGAAGAACAAGAGGGAGGTTGGAACGGTTTTCCTTTTTCAATTAAAGCATCACTATGTTGTGAATATCAACCAGGTTTATTGTCTAATATAAGACAAGCCCTAGATGCTCTTCATCTCATCATCATGAAAGCAGATATTGCAACTTTTGGAGACAGAATGAAGAATGTCTTTGTTGTAATAAGCTGTGAAGAACAAAACTTTGATGCTGCTGAATACAGACAGTTTCTTGCTGGTTCTGTTCACCAAGCTCTTAAGTCTGTACTTAGTAGATTTTCTGTTTCACAGGATATGCTAAGAGCAAGAAAAAGAAGGAGGGTTTCTATATTCAGTTCTTCATCTTTAGAAAATTTCTTATAA